The nucleotide window TTTTATTGTGCACAAGCTAATAGACCAATTCACAGAGTATCACCGAACCGTTTATAGTGGCTTTCACAGCAAAGGATAATTAACGCATGCTCGCCACCTTAGTCAGTCATCCCGCTTGTCATGACCATCACATGCCTGATGGGCATCCGGAATGTCCTGCGCGTATTGATGCTATCGCAAATCAATTATTAGCCAGTGGTATTGACGCATTGCTTTACCAACGCGATGCTATTGAAGTTACCGATGCGCAATTGCAACGTGTTCATACAACTGAATACATCCAACGAATTTCTGCTGCAACACCAAAAACCGGCATCACTTTTTATGCAGATGATGTGTACCTTTCCCCTAAAACATTAATAGCAGCGCGATATGCAGCTGGTGCCGCAGTCATGGGTGTAGATATGATCATGCGCGGTGAAACAGATGCAGTTTTTTGCAATGTCCGTCCACCTGGCCACCATGCAGAGCATAATCGGGCAATGGGTTTTTGCATTTTCAATAATGTTGCCGTGGCCGCCGCACACGCAATTCATGAATATGGATTGGAACGAGTAGCCATAGTGGATTTTGATGTGCACCACGGCAACGGAACCCAGGATATTTTTTTAAATGAGCCGCGGGTGTTATTTTGCTCCAGTTTCCAATATCCCTTTTATCCTCACACTAATATTGAGGATGTGCCACGACATATTATCAACACCCCACTCCCTGCCACTTGTCGCAGCCAAGAGTTTCGCGATGCAGTCAGTGCACAATGGTTCCCTGCGCTGGAAAACTTTAAACCACAAATGATTTTAATTTCTGCGGGCTTTGATGCTTATATCGATGACGACATGTCATCTATCAGTCTGTTCGAGCAGGATTATTTTTGGATTACGCAGCAGCTTCGCCAACTAATGGATAAAAGCAAAACAAATCCGCAACACGATCAGTGCAAGGGAATTGTTTCAACACTGGAAGGTGGTTATGATCTTCTGGGTTTAGGCCGCTGTGCACTTGCCCACATAAAAGCGCTGGCAAAATTATGACTGGATGTTGTTTTTTATAAATTGCTTTTATTGGCTTCTTGAAAATTGAGTGACATGTCAATCAAGCCATCTTCCCGATTAAACTTTACTGAAAAACCCAATTTTCGTGCGAGGTTAGCCATGCCGGAATTTTCCAGCATGGTGCACCCTATCAACGTTTGCGTTCCTTGGGCGCGACAATAATCAATCATTTTTTGCAACAAACGACTCCCCAAGCCAATACCTTTTAATTCACTGCGCACTGCCATCGCAAATTCTGCTTGGGTATTATCGGGGTCAATTTGTACCCGTACCACACCCAGAATTTTTTCCTGTTGCTCATCGTCGCTATCCACAGCAATAAAAGCCATTTCGCGCGCATAATCTATTTGAGCCAAACGCGCCATTTGCTCATGAGAAAATTGTGGCAGTTCTGCAAAATAGCGTTTGTACCTGTCTTCTTTGCTTTGCGAATTATCAAATGCCTGCAAATTTAATTCATCTTCCGGGCGGATAGGTCGCAGTAATATCTTGCGTTGATCGCGCAATATGAACGATTCTTCCAACTCTTTTGGATAGGGGCGAATTGCCAGCGGGCAGCTATTTTTTTCAGCAGAAATATCAATGCTCACGTCCAATACATGAATATCTTCACCAGCGGCAAGCACAGGGTTAATTAACAAATTACGCACAGCAGGATGATCAATCACGATTTGGCTAATTTGTGTCAAGAACAAACACAATGAAGGCATATCTAATGGCACATATAATTCCCGCTCGCGAATTTTTCCTTCAGCGAGCGCTTGTATTACCATGTAGCGAGCCAATGCCATATTTAATGGAGGCAAAGCAACTACCGCATTGCGACGCACACTCCAATGACTAGCCGCCTCACCCAATAAAATAACAGGACCAAATACCGGATCTATTTGTACTTGCACGCGCAATGGATAGGCACCTTTACGCTGCGAGCGAGGCATATCAATCGATTCATTTTGCGTTTTAATGCCGTAACCTTTTAGTAAATCCAAAGCCTCAACAGTAGTCAGTTGATTACGATTTTCATCAAGCGCTTTTGCAATAATGGTTTGTGCTGTGTGCGGTTGATAGGGAACCTTGTCACTGATCGACTCTGGCGTTTCCGACAATAGCTTTTGGTTGCGCCGATATTGCACCATGTGCATGAAAGCGCCCACAGCTCCCTCCGGGGTACGGAAAGAAGCAATATTGGCATCTGCAAAACGCAAACGCGCATTTTGTGCCGCATCCTCGCCCATCCAATTAGCGAATAGATTAGGCTTTCTTCCGCCGTAGTTTTTGTAAGTATTAATGATTACATCTGCATACACTTCACCGGGTGTTAATGCCGATGGTGCCTGCATGATCAAAATATTTTCAATACTGTTACTCTGCAATAAAACCTGAATCACCTTTTGGTAAGTATCGGGCGATGCATCGCCTAATAAATTAATCGGGTTAGTAGCGCGGCCACCGCTATGAATTAATGGTTGCAGCTGTTCAACCACAGATTCATCCAATGTCGCCAACCGTCCGCCACGCTGCAAAAGTGCGTCAACAGCCATCGCACTTGGACCGTTTCCATTTGCAATAATGACTAACTGTTCACTGTAAATGGGTTTGCCATTAGCAAGCGTTTCCACCGCTGCCAGAAGCTCACGCAAATCACCCACGCGCAACATACCTGCACGCCGAAATGCCGCATCGTATACTGCATCGTTACCTATTTGTTCGGGTGGCAATCGCGATGTAAGCGCACTGCTCTCCAAATAAATTCCTGCTTTGATCACCAAAATCGGTTTATTAAATGAGGCCGCACGTGCAGCAGACATAAATGCACGCCCATCATGAATTCCATCTATGTACAACAATATCGCTGATGTTTGCGAATCACGCCCGAGATAATCAAGAATTTCATCAAAGTCGATATCAATCCCTTCACCGAGTGAAATAAATTGTGAAAAACCAATACGGCGGCGACGCGCCCAATCCAGTAAGGTGACGCATACCGCAGAGGATTGCGATACCACTGCAATTTTTCCCGGCAAGGCATTTATGTGCGCATAACTCGCATTTAACCCCAATGCAGGAATGATGATACCGAGCGAGTCCGGCCCAAGAATTCGCACGCTCCACTCTTTGGCAATCGCCAGCATTTGCTCCTGCAGATTAGTGCCTTGTGCGGTAAATAAATTGTCCAAACCTGCGGCAATCACAATCGCATTGCGCGTTCCCTTACGCCCCAATTGCAAAATAATTGCTGGCACCCGCGTTGCGCGCGTACAAATAATGGCGAGGTCAGGCACTATCGGCAACTCATCAATTGAGCGATAAGCCAATACCCCATTCACCGATTTATAGTGTGGGGTAACAGGCATGATGGGGCCATCAAATTGCCCTTGCAATAAATTGCGCATCACCGCATTACCAGGGCGATTGGGCTGATTAGACGCACCGATCACAGCAATAGATTGCGGTTTTAAGAGTTGCTCAACACTTTTTACGCTCATAAACTTTGCTGCTGCCCTTATGGATTTTCTTCGTCATCATCAATTTTTTGCAAACTCAATTCACCAAAACTGGTCGCGGGCGCTTTGGATGTTTGCTGAGGTGAAGATTCAACAGCGGCTTCACTTTTTGGAATTGCAACACCATCAGTCGCTAACTTGATGCGCAAACGTAAATTATTGGGCGAATCCGCATTAGCAATAGCATCATCAAAGCTCACCTTGCCCGCCATAAACAATTTAAAAATCGCCCCATCAAATATTTGCATACCGAGATTTTCAGATTTTTCCATGATCTCTTTAATTTCGGTAAAACGCCCTTTTAATACCAACTCCTGAATTGTTTTAGTCCCCAGTAACACTTCTACCGCAGCGCAGCGTTTTCCATCCACAGTAGGCAGTAATCGCTGCGACACAAATGCACGCAAATTTTGCGACAACCCCATTAACAATTGCGGGCGACGTTCTTCCGGAAATAAATTAACAATCCGCTCTAGCGCTTGGTTGGCATTGTTAGCGTGTAACGTAGAGATCGCCAAGTGCCCTGTCTCTGCAAATTCCAGGGCATGTTCCATGGTTTCACGATCGCGAATTTCACCAATCAAAATAACATCAGGCGCTTGGCGCAGAGTATTTTTTAATGCCGCTTTATAGCTGCGAGTGTCAACGCCTACTTCGCGTTGATTAATCACACTGCGCTTGTGTTTGTGAACAAATTCCACCGGATCTTCAATGGTAATTATGTGGCCGCCGCTCGATGAATTGCGATGATCAATCAACGCTGCAAGTGATGTCGATTTACCTGAACCCGTACCGCCCACAAATAGAACCAAGCCGCGCTTGGTCATAATCACATCTTTTAAAACGTCGGGCAGACCCAGTGCATCAAATTGCGGGATATCGGTTTTGATATTGCGTGCCACTATCGCCACTTCATTGCGCTGCTTAAAAATATTGATGCGAAAGCGGCCTACGCCGTGAATGGAAATCGCCAGGTTCATTTCCAATTCGTGCGCAAATACTGCGCGCTGCTCATCGTCCATAATGGCATTGGCGATAGCTTCTATTTCACCCGGTTTAAATGCTTCTGTTGCAAGCGGCTTTAATACACCCTGAAATTTTGCACAGGGCGGCGCACCTGTGCTCAGGTATAAATCCGAGCCATCTTTTTTGGCGAGAATATTGAGGTACTGATCAATTGGGGTTGCCATGAATTACTCCTCTTTATGCAAGATCTAACGCACTGCTTAAACAATATCGCCGGGCGCGACAAACAATAGGAAGAGTATAGGCAAGATCGACCAAAGTATTGTGCTAAGTCGTGTTAATCAACCGCTGCGACAAAAGCAATCTCAACCAGCATATTGGGGTCGAGCAATTCCACTTTGACGCAGGCACGTGAAGGCGCGCAATGCTCTGGCAGCCAATCTGCCCACGCACTGTTGAGCGCAGCAACATTCTCTTTTTGCGTGATATAAATGGTCGCAGATAACAAACGGGACTTGTCGCTACCTATAGCGGCTAGAGTTACGTCTGCCTGCTGCAGAATCTGCGCAATTTGTTCATCCATTGCACAATCAGTGTTATTGGGAACCTCTACAAAATGCGCAATACCGCGATATACAGTGGCATCTGACCAGCGCGGTGTTGGATTTAATCGTTGAATTGTCATGTAGATCGCTCCAAAGAGTGTTTGCAAATTGAATGTGGCACCTATAATAGCCGCCTTTGAGCAGCAACCCAATTTCGTATTCGCCCCGTTTATTCATCCTAAAAGTGATTTTTCCATGGCCATAACTTCCATCATTGCACACCGTATTTATCGCCACGCCCCCGGGAGCGCCTTTGAGTTGCAGCTGCGCAGTGAAGCATTTGCGCAAAGCGGTAAATTGGAAGAGCTGGCCTATGAATTAAAGAGCCAGTTTATTCGCAAAGGCGGTAAAAGTTACGGGCGCTTTTCTGATGAGCTGGGCGAATATCCTCTCCCCTCCTGGTTGCGTGATTGCCGCTCAGAGCGCTTGGGATTTTTAAGCTTCACCCATAACGCCATGCAACAGTTTCAGCAAGCGCTGGAAAAAGCCGAATCACTGCTGGATGCTTATGTGTTTTTTATAGAAGAAAAGCTGGAGGTTGGAGATACACTGAGCGTGTATTTGGTTGAACATCAAAGTGGCCTGTATCTGGATGGTAAGCTGGCAATCGACGACTCGCTCTTTTTGGACACCAGCGGTTTTACGCTAGCTGCGAAAATCCAGCTGGATGACTGGAGCAACAGCGATTCATCTACCTATCTCACACTGATACGCGCACGCGGCGATAAAGACATCGCCGATGCCTTTACTCATTTTATTGCCTTCACTGACAAATACGATATCAAACAAGAAACCGCAGAATTTCTCAAAATCGTAGATAACTTCAGCCAAACATTAGACGAAACCAGCGCAAAGATCACCCGCTCAAAAGTCGCTGATTACTGTTTGGAACAAAACAAAGCTGGCAAAACAGTCACTATCGCCGATCTATCCCATACATTGGCAAGCGAAGTTAAAAGCTACGAGCCAGAGCGGTTTGTCCGTTATGTAGAAAGCACAAAACCGGAACTAAAGCCTGAATTTATCCCTCATGCAGGGCAAGTGCGCAGTTATGTGCGCATCAGCGGCCGTAATGACTCTTTAAGCATGAGCTTCGCCTCAGAGTGCTTGGGGCGAGAAATCGAGTATGATGCGGCCAATGATATTTTGACGATCAAAAACCTGCCTTCATCATTGAAAGCACGCTTGATAAAACATTTAAAAGAAGCGCAGTAACCTTCGAGCTTCAGCTAAACGCGATAATAACAAGGCATAAATTGGTCATTTCAATCGTATTAAAACCAAAACAGCTAAGCCTATAACGACATAAACTAATCTAACACTTGATTTTACAGACGACTGGTCATATATTTAACCCATGAGTAAACGTGAACTGAAAAAAGATCATCTCCTTGATGAAGGGCTCAAAGTAATGGCTACACGCGGTTACAACGGCACCAGCATTCAGGATATTGTCAATGCCGCCAACGTGCCCAAAGGCTCGTTCTACACCTACTTCAAAAGCAAAGAAGATTTTGCGATTGAAGCGCTGGAGAAAGTAACCGAAGAGCGCATGGTTCAGAATCGCCATTTACTTAGTGACCGCAGTATTTGCCCTAAAGAACGCCTAACCCGTTTTTTTGTGGAGAATATCGGCGGCTGTGAAGAAAACCTCAATGGTGGCTGTTTTTTGGGGAATATGTGCCAGGAAATGGCCGAATCCAGTGAGGCAATTCGTATTAAGGTGCGGCAGATGCTGCGCAATAGTACGCAAGCTATTGAAGATGTTTTGGAGGAAGCCAGGCTGCAAAATGGCCTGAAGAGCAATCTTCCGTCACCGGTATTGGCAGAGTTTTTATTCAATGCATGGGAAGGCACATTAATGCGCATGAAAGCATCCAAATGCCGTGAGCCGCTCAATGCTTTCTTGACAGTACTACCCGAACTTTTCAATAAACCAAATACGTAATACCCACACCATCAAAAATACTTTATTGGTATTTTTGCCTTATAAAAATAAGATGACCAGTCACTTTTTAATGCAAAAGGATAACTAATTATCCCTTTTACGGGCACTTATTCGCCTGAATTTTGCATCAAATAAAAGATGACCGGTCATTTATTTTATATGGATAAACACAGATATGACCACAGGCAGAAGCAAATCCAGGAGTTACCACATGACTCAGCCACAAATAATGCAACTCCCGAAGAAAAAGATGCTGCCTTCAATCGATGCAGTACAAGCCATCTATAAATTAGTTTTGGCTCTGATTATCGGACTACTACTGAGCAACAACACATCAGCTAAAACAAAGGATTACCTTGCACAGCAGGACCCCGAATGGCTGCAGCTGGCGGCATCCATAGAAAATGAAAAACAACCAAATGTGTATTGGCATGAACATCGCAGAACTGCTACGAGAAGCTGGGCCATTGCTTTTGATAATGACATTTTGGTGCCTGGTCATCGCGATCAGGATTACACTTATGGTCTCAATTTCACGCAAACCGGTGAAAGCGTGCGCCATGCAGCGATCTCACTTAATAAGCCTCTGCTTTTGATAGATAACTGGCTTGGGTTTCAGCACGGATCTATCAGTACTCAAGAAACTTACAGTCGCGAAATAGGTCTTTTTGGATTCACTCCAGAGGATATAACACTAGAGAAACCTAACTCTGATGATCGACCTTACGCAAGCTTGATTTATCTATCCAGCTCCCGTGAACAAGTCGATCTGGTCGAAAATTTAGCGTGGAAGAGCACACTGACTCTAGGCTTTTTAGGAACAGGCCTGGTCGGAGAATTACAGAACGTTGCCCACCAAGGTACAGCAGGCAAAGAAGCAAAAGGCTGGGACAACCAAATAAGCGAAGGCGGAGAGTTAACTGGTCGGTACTTAATTGCACGGCAGCAATATTTTGACAACGATTCAGACACGCTTGAAATCAAAAGCACCTGGCAGGCATCTATCGGATATCTGACAGAAACAAGCTGGAGCTTGAGTATGCGCGCAGGGCAAATTCACAGCCCTTGGTCATCATTCAATCCGGAACTTGCAAGCTATGGAGAAAAATCATCTTATTCCAGTAATGCAAAATCCGTAAGTGAGCGTTATTTTTGGGCAGGCGTCGCACTAAAAGCTCGCGCTTACAACGCTTTTCTCCAAGGGCAATTCCGCGATAGCCTTGTAAGTTATGAGCATCACGAACTTCGCCCTGTATTAATCGAAGCCTGGCTCGGCTATACATTTGCCTTTAAGCAAGGCTATCGAATCAGTTATGTATTACGCGGACATAGCTCTGAAATTGAAAGAGGAGCCGGCGATCGCAACCTACTGTGGGGAGGCATAATTATTGCCCGGAACATTTAAATAAATTCGCCATTATTTTAATAATGGCGAATTCAGTGCATCCGCTTTTGTACCAATAAGTTTTTCCGTAATATTCTGCAAATCCGCCAGTGAGACTTTGCGAATTTTCATCAACTCTCTGGTTACATCATCTATAGAATATTGTTTCTTTGAACGCTTACGAATTTCTTTATCCAATTCATCAAGCAGCACTACCGCTCGAGCTGTTACAGCACCAGTAGACTTACTTTTTCGTAAGTATTTAACTTCAGCACCCCACTTTTCCAGCCCTTTAATAATTTTAGTTCTGCGAGCTTTCGTGATCCCATTAGCTCGATACAGTAGCTCAAAAGAATAAAACTCAGCCAAACCTTCTGCGATCCAATCATCGTTTGCTATCTCTGTTTCCTTACCACTAATCCGTGTAACCATGTGGGTGAGCTCATGCAGTAAGGGGCTAGTTCCATTTTCACTAACCAAGGGGCGATCAGTATGTAAAAACAAAGAGTTTGATGCTGATAATCCACCCCGCCACATTGGATCGCCCGCTCCAACTACCAGTAATTTGGATGGTGTTTTTTCGAAAGCATCGTACAGCTCGGGCCAAACAAAATTGAAAAATGTCAGCGCATCCATACGTCGCATGCCTTCGCCAACCGGAGCACTGATCGCAATCCCCGTTTTTTTGATTGTTGCTCGCCGAGTACCAATTTTTCCAGCAATCATCCAGCCTGTAGGCCTATCAAACAAGCGCTCAGGATTGTCGATTATAAATTTATTATCTTTT belongs to Cellvibrio sp. pealriver and includes:
- a CDS encoding lipid A deacylase LpxR family protein, encoding MTQPQIMQLPKKKMLPSIDAVQAIYKLVLALIIGLLLSNNTSAKTKDYLAQQDPEWLQLAASIENEKQPNVYWHEHRRTATRSWAIAFDNDILVPGHRDQDYTYGLNFTQTGESVRHAAISLNKPLLLIDNWLGFQHGSISTQETYSREIGLFGFTPEDITLEKPNSDDRPYASLIYLSSSREQVDLVENLAWKSTLTLGFLGTGLVGELQNVAHQGTAGKEAKGWDNQISEGGELTGRYLIARQQYFDNDSDTLEIKSTWQASIGYLTETSWSLSMRAGQIHSPWSSFNPELASYGEKSSYSSNAKSVSERYFWAGVALKARAYNAFLQGQFRDSLVSYEHHELRPVLIEAWLGYTFAFKQGYRISYVLRGHSSEIERGAGDRNLLWGGIIIARNI
- a CDS encoding bifunctional acetate--CoA ligase family protein/GNAT family N-acetyltransferase; this encodes MSVKSVEQLLKPQSIAVIGASNQPNRPGNAVMRNLLQGQFDGPIMPVTPHYKSVNGVLAYRSIDELPIVPDLAIICTRATRVPAIILQLGRKGTRNAIVIAAGLDNLFTAQGTNLQEQMLAIAKEWSVRILGPDSLGIIIPALGLNASYAHINALPGKIAVVSQSSAVCVTLLDWARRRRIGFSQFISLGEGIDIDFDEILDYLGRDSQTSAILLYIDGIHDGRAFMSAARAASFNKPILVIKAGIYLESSALTSRLPPEQIGNDAVYDAAFRRAGMLRVGDLRELLAAVETLANGKPIYSEQLVIIANGNGPSAMAVDALLQRGGRLATLDESVVEQLQPLIHSGGRATNPINLLGDASPDTYQKVIQVLLQSNSIENILIMQAPSALTPGEVYADVIINTYKNYGGRKPNLFANWMGEDAAQNARLRFADANIASFRTPEGAVGAFMHMVQYRRNQKLLSETPESISDKVPYQPHTAQTIIAKALDENRNQLTTVEALDLLKGYGIKTQNESIDMPRSQRKGAYPLRVQVQIDPVFGPVILLGEAASHWSVRRNAVVALPPLNMALARYMVIQALAEGKIRERELYVPLDMPSLCLFLTQISQIVIDHPAVRNLLINPVLAAGEDIHVLDVSIDISAEKNSCPLAIRPYPKELEESFILRDQRKILLRPIRPEDELNLQAFDNSQSKEDRYKRYFAELPQFSHEQMARLAQIDYAREMAFIAVDSDDEQQEKILGVVRVQIDPDNTQAEFAMAVRSELKGIGLGSRLLQKMIDYCRAQGTQTLIGCTMLENSGMANLARKLGFSVKFNREDGLIDMSLNFQEANKSNL
- a CDS encoding histone deacetylase family protein; translation: MLATLVSHPACHDHHMPDGHPECPARIDAIANQLLASGIDALLYQRDAIEVTDAQLQRVHTTEYIQRISAATPKTGITFYADDVYLSPKTLIAARYAAGAAVMGVDMIMRGETDAVFCNVRPPGHHAEHNRAMGFCIFNNVAVAAAHAIHEYGLERVAIVDFDVHHGNGTQDIFLNEPRVLFCSSFQYPFYPHTNIEDVPRHIINTPLPATCRSQEFRDAVSAQWFPALENFKPQMILISAGFDAYIDDDMSSISLFEQDYFWITQQLRQLMDKSKTNPQHDQCKGIVSTLEGGYDLLGLGRCALAHIKALAKL
- a CDS encoding RidA family protein — protein: MTIQRLNPTPRWSDATVYRGIAHFVEVPNNTDCAMDEQIAQILQQADVTLAAIGSDKSRLLSATIYITQKENVAALNSAWADWLPEHCAPSRACVKVELLDPNMLVEIAFVAAVD
- a CDS encoding PilT/PilU family type 4a pilus ATPase, translated to MATPIDQYLNILAKKDGSDLYLSTGAPPCAKFQGVLKPLATEAFKPGEIEAIANAIMDDEQRAVFAHELEMNLAISIHGVGRFRINIFKQRNEVAIVARNIKTDIPQFDALGLPDVLKDVIMTKRGLVLFVGGTGSGKSTSLAALIDHRNSSSGGHIITIEDPVEFVHKHKRSVINQREVGVDTRSYKAALKNTLRQAPDVILIGEIRDRETMEHALEFAETGHLAISTLHANNANQALERIVNLFPEERRPQLLMGLSQNLRAFVSQRLLPTVDGKRCAAVEVLLGTKTIQELVLKGRFTEIKEIMEKSENLGMQIFDGAIFKLFMAGKVSFDDAIANADSPNNLRLRIKLATDGVAIPKSEAAVESSPQQTSKAPATSFGELSLQKIDDDEENP
- a CDS encoding TetR/AcrR family transcriptional regulator — its product is MSKRELKKDHLLDEGLKVMATRGYNGTSIQDIVNAANVPKGSFYTYFKSKEDFAIEALEKVTEERMVQNRHLLSDRSICPKERLTRFFVENIGGCEENLNGGCFLGNMCQEMAESSEAIRIKVRQMLRNSTQAIEDVLEEARLQNGLKSNLPSPVLAEFLFNAWEGTLMRMKASKCREPLNAFLTVLPELFNKPNT
- a CDS encoding nucleoid-associated protein; translation: MAITSIIAHRIYRHAPGSAFELQLRSEAFAQSGKLEELAYELKSQFIRKGGKSYGRFSDELGEYPLPSWLRDCRSERLGFLSFTHNAMQQFQQALEKAESLLDAYVFFIEEKLEVGDTLSVYLVEHQSGLYLDGKLAIDDSLFLDTSGFTLAAKIQLDDWSNSDSSTYLTLIRARGDKDIADAFTHFIAFTDKYDIKQETAEFLKIVDNFSQTLDETSAKITRSKVADYCLEQNKAGKTVTIADLSHTLASEVKSYEPERFVRYVESTKPELKPEFIPHAGQVRSYVRISGRNDSLSMSFASECLGREIEYDAANDILTIKNLPSSLKARLIKHLKEAQ